Proteins from a genomic interval of Drosophila gunungcola strain Sukarami chromosome X unlocalized genomic scaffold, Dgunungcola_SK_2 000023F, whole genome shotgun sequence:
- the LOC128260418 gene encoding myb-binding protein 1A, translating to MKEKVDKSMANGETIKTKNKKERKRAKSLKSEEESEDTGKPGKIPKVSTKKEKPSEHEEKENTPSNSPMKVSQINKAVFGIFKNIQGSPLSHKTINSLVVLLRDDPNEEQRNATSCYVLKRLIRSTGADDLNAVALSASYMHCILSAVPAIDALEVLKTLKRDLTVSSQQRGKEDSLAAVGQLVTAFCILQMPQPGQPKPKLVAAVFELLVSQLKGREYMVSLCADIIANSFNQILAASFDEYVWPLLQPQLNKPLSGLKLSTCDLLLAVHLTYPLTLGREKLLASLWPKKPQFEQLFELYYSGSTIHSDSVYARLAVFLASGGKDLLVAWQQFVDAKQPLKLNAAKACAIQVLGHILLNFKDKDEQPILDLFTPTCVQFVLQELSTVKGDKSEAKKPSQKELREICYKFEGSLVLGFEKQLQDEEVKLQLLLKLLDQRLQLDTVISLPRFSQQLINQLSIESLQKLYEYYSNLLGSLEDEDRVSRVHCLNQMQLILQHTKLDKEVKWRQKQLRHLLLAGLFHLDADGKPCEATSASAFSRQCSVRCEEIFLGSLLHKCSGLPALCKLLQKTLSYLNKEFAKPDVESKLRSPRDEGLQKAWKKVEKLLANPSEESDVVGQTFEALILFVSLALCTKSSLSVTVLNDLIICRKNALEKSKKKADEELRWQDVLTDALLQLLLQTGHIWRGFVNLVATALIPHLEPANLEQILEVLNMNKNPLSKKDEGEEESDEEMEEEQQPEDSSDDSDGDDDDDEEEDEDEEGDEESHLAQIRESVRQALVNDGDADDDGASSVDWNDVDEEQGERLNAALERSFQLFRPKSRKAQAKERPTKSERIDNTSLLHFRIRALDLLELFAIKKPTQPVILDVLHCVFQVYRHCSGDTKLQSLREASLKLLKKVLAKNIKFEPNQDKAPILEAIEQLMSTGEEQSEEDQEQGGKQQTSTSRQAKGEVTIWRDKCFAYLVSQGSAGGEPKASAVWPLLVEFLEMWVANRRSRLSLASFEALFQSGKWQGVAPLAVVLASHLDVQKTRSFRRAQILKLLGEQFRRLEAALKDNRSAAKEFEKQLARYVGQLETEAKSLKELKLLQKILAQGGPMREKLLEKVQVLGQQPQPKKNEAKQDNQENMEVIEVDDDEEEVQEEEQQQQEQTKKKKKSKKANKQHKKNK from the exons ATGAAGGAAAAGGTGGATAAAAGCATGGCCAATGGCGAAacaatcaaaacaaagaacaaaaaGGAGCGCAAACGTGCCAAATCTTTAAAATCTGAGGAGGAATCGGAGGATACAGGGAAACCGGGTAAGATTCCAAAGGTGTCAACCAAGAAGGAGAAGCCCTCGGAGCACGAGGAAAAGGAGAACACCCCGAGCAATAGCCCCATGAAGGTTTCCCAGATCAACAAAGCTGTTTTCGGAATCTTCAAAAATATCCAGGGCAGTCCGCTGAGCCACAAGACGATCAATTCcttggtggtgctgctgcgcGATGACCCGAATGAGGAACAG CGCAATGCCACAAGTTGCTATGTGCTCAAGCGCTTGATTCGCTCCACGGGAGCAGATGACTTGAACGCAGTGGCCCTGTCCGCCAGTTATATGCACTGCATCCTAAGCGCCGTGCCGGCCATCGATGCCCTGGAGGTGCTGAAGACGCTGAAGCGTGACCTGACCGTTAGCAGCCAGCAGAGGGGCAAAGAGGACTCCCTGGCCGCAGTGGGCCAGTTGGTCACGGCCTTTTGCATCCTACAGATGCCGCAGCCCGGCCAACCCAAGCCCAAACTGGTGGCGGCAGTCTTTGAGCTTTTGGTGTCCCAGCTTAAGGGCAGAGAGTACATGGTGTCCCTGTGTGCGGACATAATAGCGAACTCCTTCAATCAG ATTCTAGCTGCCAGTTTCGATGAGTATGTGTGGCCGCTGCTGCAACCTCAACTGAACAAGCCTTTGAGTGGCTTAAAGCTCAGCACCTGCGATCTTTTGCTAGCCGTACACCTTACCTATCCCCTGACCTTGGGACGCGAGAAGCTCCTGGCCAGCTTGTGGCCCAAGAAACCGCAGTTTGAACAGCTCTTCGAGCTCTATTACTCCGGCTCCACGATACACAGTGATAGTGTGTACGCCAGATTGGCCGTATTCCTGGCCAGTGGCGGAAAAGATTTGCTCGTCGCCTGGCAGCAGTTTGTCGATGCCAAGCAGCCCCTTAAGCTGAATGCAGCCAAGGCTTGTGCGATTCAGGTACTGGGTCACATACTGCTGAACTTTAAGGATAAGGATGAACAGCCCATCTTGGATTTGTTCACACCCACATGTGTGCAATTTGTGCTGCAGGAATTGTCCACCGTAAAGGGAGACAAAAGCGAGGCCAAGAAACCCTCGCAAAAGGAACTGCGTGAGATTTGCTACAAGTTCGAGGGCTCCCTAGTTCTTGGTTTCGAGAAACAGCTGCAAGACGAGGAGGTcaagctgcagctgctgctcaaATTGCTGGATCAGAGACTGCAGTTGGATACGGTCATAAGCTTGCCCCGTTTCAGCCAACAGTTGATCAATCAATTGAGCATCGAGAGTCTGCAGAAGCTCTATGAATACTACAGCAATTTGCTGGGCTCTTTGGAGGATGAGGACAGGGTGAGCCGAGTGCACTGCCTCAACCAGATGCAGTTGATCCTGCAGCACACGAAACTGGACAAGGAGGTTAAGTGGCGTCAGAAGCAGTTGCGTCACCTGCTGCTCGCTGGCCTCTTTCACTTGGACGCGGATGGGAAGCCATGTGAGGCCACCAGCGCCAGCGCATTCAGTCGCCAGTGCTCGGTGCGTTGTGAGGAGATCTTTCTGGGCTCCCTGCTGCACAAGTGCTCGGGTCTGCCGGCACTGTGCAAGTTGCTGCAGAAAACCTTGAGTTATCTCAACAAAGAGTTTGCCAAACCCGATGTGGAGAGCAAACTGCGTTCGCCCAGGGATGAGGGCTTGCAGAAGGCCTGGAAGAAGGTGGAGAAGCTGCTGGCAAATCCCAGTGAAGAATCGGACGTCGTGGGCCAAACTTTCGAGGCTCTCATCCTGTTTGTTTCCTTGGCCTTGTGCACCAAGAGTTCCCTATCCGTTACCGTATTGAATGACCTGATTATCTGCCGTAAAAATGCTCTAGAGAAGAGCAAGAAAAAG gcTGACGAGGAACTAAGATGGCAGGATGTGCTCACAGATGccctgctgcagttgctcctgCAAACGGGCCACATTTGGCGTGGGTTTGTCAACCTGGTGGCCACCGCTTTGATTCCCCACCTGGAGCCAGCCAACCTGGAGCAGATTCTCGAAGTGCTCAATATGAACAAGAATCCATTGAGCAAGAAAGACGAGGGCGAAGAGGAGAGCGATGAAGAaatggaggaggagcagcaacCGGAAGATTCCAGCGATGATTCAGATggcgacgatgatgatgatgaggaggaggatgaAGATGAAGAGGGCGATGAGGAGTCCCATTTGGCCCAGATACGCGAGAGCGTTCGCCAGGCCCTGGTCAACGATGGCGATGCCGATGACGACGGGGCCAGCAGCGTGGATTGGAACGATGTGGACGAGGAGCAGGGTGAGCGATTGAATGCTGCTCTTGAGCGTTCTTTCCAGTTGTTCCGTCCCAAGTCGCGCAAGGCTCAAGCCAAGGAACGACCCACCAAATCGGAGCGCATTGACAACACCAGTCTGCTGCACTTCCGCATTCGCGCCTTGGACTTGCTGGAGCTGTTCGCCATCAAGAAACCAACTCAGCCGGTGATCCTGGACGTGCTGCACTGCGTCTTCCAGGTGTACCGCCATTGCAGTGGCGATACCAAACTGCAATCCTTGAGAGAAGCCAGCTTGAAGTTGCTCAAGAAGGTGCTGGCCAAGAACATTAAGTTTGAGCCGAATCAGGACAAGGCACCAATTCTGGAGGCCATCGAGCAACTGATGTCGACTGGCGAGGAGCAGTCGGAAGAGGATCAAGAGCAGGGCGGCAAGCAGCAGACAAGCACCAGCCGTCAGGCCAAGGGGGAGGTCACCATTTGGCGGGACAAGTGCTTTGCCTACCTGGTCAGCCAGGGATCGGCAGGTGGCGAGCCCAAGGCCAGTGCCGTCTGGCCTCTGCTTGTCGAGTTCCTCGAGATGTGGGTGGCCAATCGACGCAGTCGCCTCTCGCTGGCCAGTTTTGAGGCACTCTTCCAGTCCGGTAAATGGCAGGGAGTTGCTCCACTGGCCGTCGTGTTGGCCTCCCATTTGGATGTGCAGAAAACACGCAGCTTTAGGCGGGCACAGATATTGAAGCTTCTTGGTGAACAATTCCGACGACTAGAAGCCGCGCTCAAGGATAACCGTTCGGCCGCCAAGGAATTCGAGAAACAACTGGCCAGATATGTGGGGCAACTGGAGACGGAGGCCAAAAGTCTCAAGGAGCTGAAGCTGCTGCAGAAGATCCTGGCCCAGGGTGGCCCCATGCGTGAGAAGCTGCTGGAAAAGGTCCAAGTTCTGGGCCAGCAGCCTCAGCCCAAGAAGAATGAAGCGAAGCAGGACAACCAGGAAAATATGGAGGTTATAGAAGTGGATGATGACGAGGAGGAGGTCCAGGaagaggagcagcagcagcaggagcagacgaaaaagaagaaaaagtcCAAGAAGGCCAACAAGCAacacaagaaaaataaataa
- the LOC128260421 gene encoding seipin produces the protein MNFLLRFMVFCLDPLGLGRRFLIRPAMNLGWNVYDRVRSKADEKVGTVRELVLRMGLIAFAVVLIIWLAVFMYAAFYYVYMPAISHTRPVHMQFKTCLDTSTPCTFPHAHVSLTKKQQLLMVGQAYKVIVNIDMPESPQNLELGMFMVCAEMRDYDSMLRGHSCRSAMMRYRSPLIRMISTWALSPLYVLGWKEEFQQVPVEIFSRYLEERQHPITDVYVEIQSQKIQFYTVTLHIVADFTGLRYIMFNWPVLSAIVAISTNLFFILVIFLLSWYHWSDASWLHSLQIKYARLTKSLEPGVVLSRASSLRDDDDDLVAYGDKSGIADVGGDTMSDADSDELVLVKKVASGKPDSQDALRERHSKKTTTTDH, from the exons ATGAACTTTCTGCTGCGCTTCATGGTCTTCTGCCTGGATCCCTTGGGTCTGGGCCGCCGCTTCCTCATCCGCCCGGCCATGAATCTCGGGTGGAACGTGTACGATCGCGTCCGGAGCAAGGCGGACGAGAAGGTGGGCACGGTGCGCGAACTGGTCCTCCGGATGGGCCTCATCGCCTTTGCCGTAGTGCTCATCATCTGGCTGGCAGTCTTCATGTACGCAGCCTTCTACTACGTCTACATGCCGGCCATATCACACACACGCCCCGTCCACATGCAGTTCAA AACTTGCTTAGATACCAGCACGCCCTGCACCTTTCCCCATGCCCACGTCTCGCTGACGAAGAAGCAACAGCTCCTAATGGTTGGCCAGGCCTATAAGGTGATCGTAAACATCGATATGCCGGAATCGCCGCAGAACCTGGAACTGGGAATGTTCATGGTGTGCGCCGAGATGAGGGACTACGATTCGATGCTGAGGGGTCACTCGTGCCGATCGGCCATGATGCGGTATCGATCGCCACTGATCCGCATGATCTCCACCTGGGCACTGAGTCCGCTTTATGTGCTGGGCTGGAAGGAGGAGTTCCAGCAGGTTCCGGTGGAGATATTCTCTCGTTATCTGGAGGAACGACAGCATCCCATTACGGATGTATATGTGGAGATACAGTCTCAAAAGATCCAGTTCTATACGGTGACACTGCATATAGTGGCTGATTTTACCGGTCTGCGTTACATCATGTTCAACTGGCCCGTGCTGTCGGCCATAGTGG CCATTAGCACCAATCTATTCTTTATACTGGTCATCTTTCTGCTCAGCTGGTACCACTGGTCCGACGCCAGCTGGCTGCACAGCCTGCAAATCAAATACGCCCGGCTCACGAAGTCGCTGGAACCCGGCGTAGTCCTCTCCAGAGCGAGCAGCCTACGggatgatgacgatgacttGGTTGCCTACGGTGATAAGTCCGGCATTGCAGACGTCGGCGGTGATACAATGAGCGATGCGGATTCCGATGAACTGGTGTTGGTTAAGAaagtggcaagtggcaagCCGGACTCCCAGGATGCGCTGCGTGAGCGTCATTCGAAGAAGACCACCACCACGGACCACTAA
- the LOC128260423 gene encoding tetraspanin-33 — translation MSNYRYQGGGVGGGGVAGGRGYSGIEVREVMHPHHFTYVSQCVKYMIFMLNFVFWLFGGLLLGIGIYAFKDKWEEANGSVRLENFYDVFLNISLVMILAGMVIFLVSFSGCLGALRENTFLLKLYSMCLLLFFLMEMAIAIICFVFPQYMNTFLEKQFTDKIIHSYRDDPDLQNFIDFAQQEFKCCGLSNSGYQDWSKNEYFNCSSPSVEKCGVPYSCCINATDISSGLVNIMCGYGVQETPVPEARKRIWTSGCIEVVRIWAEHNLYVIAGNALGIALIQLLVIYLAKTLEGQIELQKSRWSA, via the exons ATGAGCAACTACCGTTATCAGGGGGGCGGTGTCGGaggcgggggcgtggccggaGGACGGGGGTACAGTGGAATTGAAGTGCGGGAGGTGATGCATCCGCATCATTTCACATATGTGAGCCAGTGCGTCAAGTACATGATCTTCATGCTGAACTTTGTGTTCTGGCTATTTGGCGGCTTGCTCCTGGGCATCGGGATCTACGCCTTCAAGGACAAGTGGGAGGAGGCCAACGGGTCGGTGCGACTGGAGAACTTTTACGATGTCTTCCTTAACATCTCCCTGGTGATGATCCTAGCCGGCATGGTCATATTTCTGGTCAGTTTTTCCGGTTGCTTGGGCGCCTTGCGGGAGAACACCTTCCTGCTGAAGCTGTACTCCATGTGCCTGCTGCTCTTTTTCCTCATGGAAATGGCCATCG CCATCATATGCTTCGTTTTTCCGCAATACATGAACACCTTTCTGGAGAAGCAGTTCACGGACAAGATCATCCATTCGTATCGCGATGATCCGGACCTGCAGAACTTCATTGACTTTGCCCAACAGGAGTTCAAGTGCTGTGGCCTCAGTAATTCGGGTTACCAGGATTGGA GCAAAAATGAGTACTTCAACTGCAGCTCGCCGTCGGTAGAGAAGTGTGGAGTACCTTACAGTTGTTGCATAAATGCCACCGATATATCCTCCGGACTGGTAAACATCATGTGCGGCTATGGAGTCCAAGAAACTCCAGTACCGGAGGCCAGGAAGCGGATCTGGACCAGCGGGTGCATCGAGGTCGTGAGGATTTGGGCCGAGCATAATCTGTACGTGATTGCCGGCAATGCCCTGGGCATCGCTCTCATTCAGCTGCTGGTCATATATTTGGCCAAGACGCTGGAGGGCCAAATCGAGCTGCAAAAGTCGCGTTGGTCCGCGTGA
- the LOC128260420 gene encoding caspase-8: MAGSNLLNQLGAIDLNDLVYVERDLNFAQKVGVCFLLYGDDHSNATYILQKLLPMTRSDFPQSDLLMQYAKSHPETWRNHLVEALCIIGARQVLRRLGLRWQELRLHYLPHVGGIALHIHPLLKSLYRICEELPLAQSGRLVLDVGEKVARQQAGGLLRFYDPTYLEIFLLDWLTRKCLRLGDINATGSDVQLLIEHFKFNDLQEQAKLLIDTINSNAPDADQVAAVVDPLLTTIKPETLSDSPQASRGSTSSAPSTASSFRRRNALELNRENAGIALIINQRKFHRKVSEELKKYISPKKLRDRVGTDVDEGRLREVFSSMGYNVESHSDVDHLGIVQLIRSACDRSLLQDSLVVCILSHGFEEAVYGANSIALRITDIENVLCSNETLYNKPKLLIIQACQEEAPEEGHQSQQGLPFKIDVTTQSPGQHVNMVRAMSTVNGFAALRHTHEGSWFIQCLCDAIDQHSDTEHIADILTIVTNNVAEKRGKNDESMVPKFNSTFRQHVYFPPRL; encoded by the exons ATGGCCGGATCGAATCTGCTGAACCAACTGGGCGCCATCGATCTGAACGATCTGGTCTATGTGGAGCGGGATCTAAACTTTGCCCAAAAG GTGGGTGTCTGCTTCCTGCTTTATGGCGATGATCACTCTAATGCCACCTATATACTGCAAAAACTATTGCCCATGACGCGATCGGATTTCCCGCAGAGCGATCTGCTCATGCAGTATGCCAAATCTCATCCGGAAACGTGGAGGAACCACCTCGTGGAGGCTCTGTGCATCATTGGCGCGCGTCAGGTGCTCCGCAGATTGGGCCTCCGTTGGCAGGAGCTGCGACTGCACTATTTACCGCATGTCGGAGGGATCGCCCTGCATATTCATCCGCTTTTGAAAAGTCTCTATAGGATCTGTGAGGAGTTGCCTTTGGCGCAGAGTGGTCGCCTGGTCCTGGATGTTGGCGAAAAGGTGGCGCGACAACAGGCAGGCGGTCTCCTGCGTTTCTATGATCCCACCTATCTGGAGATCTTCCTGCTGGACTGGCTGACCAGGAAATGTTTGCGGCTGGGCGACATCAATGCCACGGGCAGCGATGTTCAGCTGCTGATTGAACATTTCAAATTCAACGATTTGCAGGAGCAGGCCAAGTTGCTCATCGATACAATCAATAGCAATGCTCCGGACGCGGATCaggtggcggcggtggtggaTCCCCTTTTGACCACCATCAAGCCGGAAACGCTATCGGATAGTCCGCAGGCATCCAGGGGCTCCACGTCGTCAGCGCCCTCAACAGCATCCTCTTTCCGGCGAAGAAATGCCTTGGAGTTAAATCGGGAAAACGCTGGCATCGCCTTAATCATCAACCAGAGGAAGTTCCATCGGAAAGTCAGTGAAGAACTCAAG AAATATATTTCACCCAAAAAATTAAGAGACCGCGTTGGCACAGATGTGGATGAAGGACGACTTAGGGAAGTCTTCTCCTCGATGGGCTACAATGTGGAGTCGCACTCCGACGTGGATCACTTGGGCATTGTGCAGCTCATACGCAGTGCCTGCGACAGATCCCTGCTGCAAGATTCACTGGTGGTCTGCATCCTGAGCCACGGTTTCGAGGAGGCCGTCTACGGAGCAAATAGCATCGCCCTGCGCATCACGGACATCGAGAACGTGCTCTGCAGCAACGAAACCCTGTACAACAAGCCCAAGTTGCTGATCATTCAGgcctgccaggaggaagctcCCGAGGAGGGACATCAGAGTCAGCAGGGATTGCCT TTTAAAATCGATGTGACCACCCAGTCGCCTGGGCAACATGTTAATATGGTGCGGGCCATGTCGACGGTGAATGGATTTGCTGCTCTACGACACACGCACGAGGGCAGCTGGTTCATCCAGTGCCTGTGCGATGCCATCGATCAGCATTCGGACAC TGAGCACATTGCCGATATCCTGACGATTGTCACCAACAACGTGGCAGAAAAGCGAGGAAAGAACGATGAGTCTATGGTGCCCAAGTTCAATAGCACATTTCGACAGCACGTCTACTTTCCACCTCGCTTGTGA
- the LOC128260419 gene encoding polycystic kidney disease 2-like 1 protein has translation MNVKKSHLAMFGITIGIIIGCMAIITIFVGFKHEMVKFKTMLVSMVIVLMFQYLIGDPLKFVVLAIDRTFWPPSLYIPPRSDTGKEHDRRDFLKQRLSSQRANLGISSQYRNWKLNEQYKLIAHDLFTYGQYFLCLMCMILVTRDETLYHNTRIIKELFMYNHTDYTGLKEVYFLNQLYDFIESTLVIAFNSNSSGGTATGWVHSEQTVLLGVIRLRQLRVIDPDIGLGPPQFSEMYYMPDWQLPYRRLHYADKYWRIYEPWIPITVSFEFLDGLLMNFDHVGSLNSYPELSGYVSLLARSTANSMKVLDYLSEYHWLTLNTSAVFIDFTLYNVDVNLFSICTLRLEKTPFGGTVPEVQVESAKLLENVDQMPLVGLLALLIYVVVFIQFAQSLAIKLWYEPDLLKSIWNKLDLFIFLLNVMVVVLVVLREALVANMMKKVEGASKMEFIDFRRPSRMHQLTTITIGFLICMTTLRLWRVMQFSSVFELFTRTLYLAWAAVASTAIAIVIFLMGFCFAVVTINGNNSNNFNRFVKSMVMCMCFSFGFSAQVKPSELFHGGKWLGILLYGVLAFVIIVLLINVFVSLINDHFTVAKTMRDSEKEHRINFFEFLRIEYSGFFNFIHNLPCCRRNYVRNRRTVAENVSRKLKAIDAKTLMQQRQRRGYQVAQQQTDEEAEVVYKDRGERIINVGNILNTQLTLLSMLLFDDDDVDEVQPDTQESNEAEENGKSNNKDEAEA, from the exons ATGAATGTGAAGAAATCCCATTTGGCAATGTTCGGAATAACGATCGGTATAATAATAGGCTGCATGGCAATAATCACGATATTTGTCGGCTTCAAACACGAGATGGTCAAGTTCAAAACCATGTTGGTGAGCATGGTGATAGTGCTGATGTTCCAATACCTGATAGGGGATCCCCTCAAATTTGTGGTCCTGGCCATCGACAGGACGTTCTGGCCGCCAAGTCTCTATATTCCACCGCGCAGCGATACAGGAAAGGAGCACGATCGCAGGGATTTCTTGAAGCAACGCCTGAGCAGCCAGAGAGCCAATTTGGGTATATCGTCGCAGTATAGAAACTGGAAACTAAACGAACAGTACAAGCTGATCGCCCACGATCTCTTCACCTATGGCCAGTACTTCCTTTGCCTGATGTGCATGATCCTGGTCACGCGCGATGAGACCCTCTATCACAATACCCGCATCATCAAGGAGCTGTTTATGTACAATCACACCGATTATACGGGCCTGAAGGAGGTATACTTTCTGAACCAGTTGTACGACTTCATTGAATCCACGCTGGTCATTGCATTCAATTCGAACTCGAGTGGAGGAACTGCCACCGGTTGGGTTCATTCGGAGCAGACGGTTCTCCTGGGAGTGATTCGACTGCGCCAGCTAAGAGTAATCGATCCGGATATCGGGCTGGGTCCACCGCAATTCTCCGAAATGTACTACATGCCCGATTGGCAACTTCCCTACCGAAGACTGCACTATGCGGATAAATATTGGCGCATCTATGAGCCCTGGATACCCATCACGGTGAGCTTCGAGTTCCTGGACGGCCTGCTCATGAACTTCGATCATGTGGGCTCCCTCAACAGTTATCCGGAGCTCTCCGGCTACGTCAGTCTGCTGGCCAGGAGCACGGCGAATAGCATGAAG GTGCTGGACTACCTCAGCGAATACCACTGGCTGACCCTGAACACCTCGGCGGTGTTCATCGACTTCACGCTGTACAATGTGGACGTGAATCTGTTCAGCATATGCACGTTGCGGCTGGAGAAGACCCCATTCGGGGGCACCGTGCCGGAGGTTCAGGTGGAGAGTGCCAAGCTGCTGGAGAATGTGGACCAGATGCCATTGGTGGGGTTGCTGGCGCTGCTCATCTATGTGGTGGTCTTCATCCAGTTCGCCCAGTCGCTGGCCATCAAACTGTGGTACGAACCGGATTTGCTGAAGAGCATTTGGAACAAGTTGGACCTTTTCATCTTTCTGCTGAATGTGATGGTGGTGGTTTTAGTGGTCCTGCGCGAGGCCCTGGTGGCCAATATGATGAAGAAGGTCGAGGGTGCCAGCAAGATGGAGTTCATTGACTTCAGGCGTCCGTCGCGCATGCATCAGTTGACCACGATCACAATTGGCTTCCTGATATGCATGACCACTCTGAGACTGTGGCGGGTCATGCAGTTCTCCAGTGTCTTCGAGCTGTTCACCAGGACCCTCTATTTGGCCTGGGCCGCGGTGGCCAGCACGGCCATTGCCATCGTTATATTCCTCATGGGCTTCTGCTTCGCCGTGGTCACAATAAACGGAAATAATAGCAACAACTTCAATCGGTTTGTCAAGAGCATGGTGATGTGCATGTGCTTTTCGTTTGGATTTAGTGCCCAGGTCAAGCCATCGGAATTGTTCCATGGTGGCAAATGGCTGGGCATTCTCCTATACGGTGTTTTGGCCTTTGTCATCATCGTGCTGCTGATCAACGTCTTTGTGTCGCTGATCAATGATCACTTCACCGTTGCCAAGACCATGAGGGATTCGGAGAAGGAGCATCGGATCAATTTCTTTGAGTTTCTGCGCATTGAGTACTCGGGCTTCTTTAATTTCATACACAATTTGCCCTGCTGCCGGCGAAATTACGTCCGTAACAGGCGTACGGTGGCGGAGAATGTGAGCCGGAAACTGAAAGCCATTGATGCCAAGACCTTGATGCAACAGAGGCAGCGGCGGGGCTATCAAGTGGCTCAACAACAAACGGACGAAGAGGCCGAGGTGGTGTATAAAGATCGTGGCGAAAGGATAATCAACGTGGGCAATATCCTGAACACCCAGTTAACCCTGCTCAGCATGCTCCTGttcgatgatgatgatgtagATGAAGTTCAGCCGGACACCCAGGAGTCCAATGAGGCTGAGGAGAACGGAAAGTCCAATAACAAGGATGAAGCAGAGGCCTAA